Proteins co-encoded in one Gehongia tenuis genomic window:
- a CDS encoding DUF2156 domain-containing protein — protein MLAFKDLQMSDKKMFDEYCGMWRIENSELSFPSLYIWRGSGMVQWAEEDGVLFIKIKWGVLEGPEHFYALIPRCDQPLCGAMQKAVDYCREQRIPFVMRGVPQWLYEMIVRDCPDQYVIEEDRDNFDYVYRWEDLAELKGKKYHGKRNHINKFLQEYSYEYLPLTADLVGDCKEVYLKWMDEKSEDELGPAIEAERMATWEALDHFEELSMVGGVIKVNGRVEAFSLGEFMKKPGWAVVHIEKANSEIPGLYPLINQQFVIHALAGAEFVNREEDMGLEGLRKAKLSYQPAEMVKKYVVTLKEDA, from the coding sequence ATGCTAGCGTTTAAAGACCTCCAAATGAGCGACAAGAAGATGTTCGACGAGTACTGTGGGATGTGGAGGATCGAGAATTCGGAGCTGTCCTTTCCCAGCCTGTACATCTGGCGGGGCAGCGGCATGGTTCAGTGGGCGGAAGAGGACGGCGTTTTGTTCATCAAGATCAAATGGGGCGTGCTGGAGGGCCCGGAGCATTTCTACGCGCTCATTCCCCGATGCGACCAGCCCCTTTGCGGGGCCATGCAGAAGGCGGTGGACTACTGCCGGGAACAGCGGATTCCTTTTGTGATGCGGGGCGTGCCGCAATGGCTGTACGAGATGATCGTGCGGGACTGCCCGGATCAATATGTTATCGAGGAGGACCGGGATAACTTCGACTACGTGTACCGCTGGGAGGATCTGGCGGAACTCAAGGGCAAGAAGTATCACGGCAAAAGGAATCATATCAACAAGTTTCTGCAGGAGTACAGCTACGAGTACCTGCCCCTCACCGCCGATCTGGTGGGGGACTGCAAGGAAGTCTATCTCAAGTGGATGGACGAGAAGAGCGAGGACGAGCTGGGCCCCGCCATCGAGGCGGAGCGCATGGCCACCTGGGAGGCGCTGGACCATTTTGAGGAGCTTTCCATGGTGGGCGGCGTGATCAAGGTGAACGGCCGGGTGGAGGCCTTCAGCCTCGGGGAATTCATGAAGAAGCCGGGCTGGGCGGTGGTGCACATCGAGAAGGCCAACAGCGAGATTCCCGGGCTGTATCCCCTCATCAACCAGCAGTTTGTGATCCACGCCCTTGCCGGCGCGGAGTTTGTCAACCGGGAGGAGGATATGGGCCTTGAAGGGCTCAGGAAGGCCAAGCTGTCCTACCAGCCGGCGGAGATGGTGAAAAAGTACGTGGTGACCCTGAAGGAGGACGCATGA
- a CDS encoding GNAT family N-acetyltransferase, whose amino-acid sequence MNIRPLTEGDLPQCRSLWSYCFQDDEAFLDLYFGTYFEDGGGIGAFEGDELIGQVLFTPYRLQVRGRALPAKFLCGVSVWPERRGGGVTTKLMAAALAALRAEGVPIAPLSPFSPDFYRRYGFEVLASGYQGACELSRITARPGGGERFVRDPGTPAMLQAYRAFAKNYGGVILRDEKEMDYVMGDNALEGGSAVALLRGGREAPAGSGTPGGSGDPGTGTPGGSGTSGGSGDPWAGYLLYRITPEGVRVREMVYADPLARQSLLAFLASHYSTAKRAVWREPGVAMMDQGFGDGRGIFTLQPEGMYRVVDVEKAVAALALPEPERPFTLRVRDSRAPWNDGVFRFSGEKGRMSARPAYEKPEGELDIGAFTAYLMGGFTPAELRAAGRLRGGLPELSRERVFMWETY is encoded by the coding sequence ATGAACATCCGGCCCTTGACGGAAGGGGACCTGCCCCAGTGCCGGTCCCTTTGGAGCTACTGTTTTCAGGACGACGAGGCCTTTCTGGACCTCTATTTCGGCACGTATTTTGAGGACGGCGGGGGCATCGGGGCCTTCGAGGGGGACGAGCTCATTGGCCAGGTGCTGTTCACGCCGTACCGGCTCCAGGTGCGGGGCCGGGCGCTTCCCGCGAAGTTTCTGTGCGGCGTATCGGTGTGGCCGGAGCGCCGGGGCGGCGGCGTGACCACGAAGCTCATGGCGGCGGCTCTCGCGGCCCTCCGGGCGGAGGGCGTCCCCATCGCGCCCCTTTCGCCCTTCAGCCCGGACTTCTACCGAAGATATGGGTTTGAGGTGCTGGCTTCGGGCTACCAGGGGGCGTGCGAGCTTTCCAGGATCACCGCCCGGCCGGGCGGGGGGGAGCGGTTCGTGCGGGATCCGGGAACGCCCGCCATGCTTCAGGCCTACCGGGCCTTTGCGAAAAATTATGGCGGCGTGATCCTGCGGGACGAGAAGGAAATGGACTACGTGATGGGGGACAACGCCCTGGAGGGCGGCTCGGCGGTGGCCCTGCTCCGCGGCGGCCGGGAAGCCCCGGCGGGCTCCGGCACGCCCGGCGGCTCCGGCGACCCTGGGACCGGGACTCCCGGCGGCTCCGGCACGTCCGGCGGCTCCGGCGACCCATGGGCGGGCTACCTCCTGTACCGCATCACGCCGGAGGGCGTGAGGGTGCGGGAGATGGTCTATGCCGATCCCCTGGCCCGGCAGAGCCTTCTCGCCTTCCTCGCCTCCCACTACTCCACGGCGAAGCGGGCGGTCTGGCGGGAGCCGGGCGTGGCCATGATGGATCAGGGCTTCGGCGACGGGCGGGGGATCTTCACCCTCCAGCCCGAGGGCATGTACCGGGTGGTGGACGTGGAAAAGGCGGTGGCGGCCCTCGCCCTTCCCGAGCCGGAGCGGCCCTTCACCCTGCGGGTGCGGGACAGCCGGGCGCCCTGGAACGACGGCGTGTTCCGCTTTTCCGGGGAAAAGGGGCGCATGAGCGCCCGGCCGGCCTACGAGAAGCCGGAGGGGGAGCTCGATATCGGCGCGTTCACCGCCTATTTGATGGGCGGCTTCACACCGGCGGAGCTCCGTGCGGCGGGCCGCCTCAGGGGCGGGCTGCCGGAGCTTTCCCGCGAGCGTGTTTTCATGTGGGAAACCTACTGA
- a CDS encoding PAS domain-containing protein, with product MERERMLSLILDAYPYPIVFVDTDHIIRYMNRMARYHYYEERGYRDLIGRSLFDCHQPASAEKIRAAVEKLKNHGNEIYIGVNIKNRRYYLNPVRDENGELVGYFERFELNLQK from the coding sequence ATGGAACGAGAGCGGATGCTTTCCCTCATATTGGACGCCTATCCCTACCCCATCGTGTTCGTGGACACGGATCACATCATCCGTTACATGAACCGCATGGCCCGCTATCACTACTACGAGGAGCGGGGCTACCGGGATCTCATCGGCAGATCCCTGTTCGATTGCCACCAGCCGGCCTCCGCCGAAAAGATCCGGGCCGCCGTGGAAAAGCTGAAAAACCACGGCAACGAGATCTACATCGGCGTGAACATCAAAAACCGCCGCTACTACCTCAACCCCGTGCGGGACGAGAACGGCGAGCTGGTGGGCTATTTTGAACGCTTCGAGCTCAATCTGCAAAAGTAG